In the genome of Notamacropus eugenii isolate mMacEug1 chromosome 5, mMacEug1.pri_v2, whole genome shotgun sequence, one region contains:
- the LOC140508243 gene encoding uncharacterized protein, which translates to MRVSSKKRLEKYSLWNCKSREDWECDFKLQRQNNNQERISRKMAITHKRNIFGRNFNLSFNFAAQQRALSGKSLYKYGDQAKNFKQYSNILKYYKISYKKLCKYSKYWKSFIYHTDLIHYHRKLNGEKSCDYTECGKIVSTRLSLGRYQRVHTVEKHFVCNECGKTFIQMGKLSAHKRIHTGEKPFECKDCGKAFSYPSSLTEHKRIHTGEKPFECKECGKTFRQSSSLRRHQIIHTGEKPFVCSECGKAFTESGKLIAHKRIHTGERPFECIECGKAFSYSSSLNAHGKLHTGERKYECNQCEKSFIKNSSLRKHQKIHNGEKPFTCSECGKSFVEQGRLTEHKRVHTREKPLKCNKCGIIFSSSSSLRDHSRLHIQDKRCECNECGKFFSRSSSLKKHQRIHTGEKPFACNECGKAFIERGRLAEHERIHTGERPFECNECGKTFSYIASLTEHKRIHTGKKPFECNECGKAFIKNSSLRRHQIIHTGEKPFICNQCGKAFTGRGRLTEHNRIHTGEKPFECNECGKAFSNNSSLRVHCKLHTGEKLYECNECGKSFTKSSSLRKHQRIHTGEKPFECNECGKAFIEKGRLTEHKRIHTGEKPFECIECGKAFSYTASLTEHKRIHTGEKPFHCNECGKTFRHRIGLTTHKRIHTEEKPFECNECGKAFSNSSYLTKHWRLHTGEKPFECNECGKAFNNSSNLRRHQRLHTGEKPFACNECGKAFRDKGNLTTHKRIHTGEKPFDCNECGKAFSNSSSLRNHRKCHTK; encoded by the coding sequence ATGAGAGTGTCATCTAAAAAAAGACTTGAGAAGTATAGTTTATGGAATTGTAAATCAAGAGAAGATTGGGAATGTGATTTCAAATTACAGAGGCAGAACAACAACcaggagagaatatccaggaaaaTGGCCATCACCCATAAACGTAATATATTTGGGAGAAATTTTAATCTCAGTTTCAATTTTGCTGCCCAACAGAGGGCTCTATCAGGAAAAAGTCTTTATAAATATGGGGACCAAGCAAAGAACTTCAAGCAGTATTCAAACATTCTTAAATATTACAAAATCTCATATAAGAAGCTTTGTAAATACAGTAAATATTGGAAGTCCTTCATTTACCATACAGACCTTATTCACTATCATAGAAAACTTAATGGagaaaaatcatgtgattatacTGAGTGTGGGAAAATTGTTAGTACTAGGTTATCCCTTGGAAGATATCAAAGAGTTCATACTGTAGAGAAACACTTTGTCTGCAATGAGTGTGGGAAAACTTTcatacagatgggaaaactcaGTGCACATAAgcgaattcatactggagaaaaaccctttgaatgtaaagattgtgggaaagccttcagctACCCATCAAGTCTTACTGAACATAAGCgaattcatactggggagaaaccatttgaatgtaaagaatgtgggaaaacttTTAGGCAAAGTTCATCACTTAGGAGGCATCAGATAattcacacaggagagaaaccctttgtgtgtagtgaatgtgggaaagcctttacaGAGAGTGGAAAACTCATAGCACACAAGAGAATTCATACAGGGGAGAGACCCTTTGAATGCattgaatgtgggaaagcctttagcTATAGTTCATCCCTTAATGCTCATGGAAAACTTcatactggagaaagaaaatatgaatgtaatcaatgtgagAAATCTTTTATTAAAAACTCATCACTTAGGaagcatcagaaaattcataatgGAGAAAAACCCTTTACATGCAGTGAGTGCGGGAAGTCCTTTGTAGAGCAAGGGAGACTTACAGAACATAAGAGAGTTCATACAAGAGAGAAgcctttaaaatgtaataaatgtgGAATAATCTTCAGCAGTAGCTCATCTCTTAGGGACCATTCAAGGCTTCATATTCAAGATAAAAgatgtgaatgtaatgaatgtgggaaattcTTCAGCAGAAGCTCATCACTGAAaaagcatcagagaattcatactggagagaaaccctttgcatgcaatgagtgtgggaaagcctttatAGAAAGGGGAAGACTTGCTGAACatgagagaattcatactggagagagaccctttgaatgtaatgaatgtggaaaaaccTTCAGCTACATAGCTAGTCTTACTGAACacaagagaattcatactggaaagaaaccatttgaatgcaatgaatgtggaaaagccttcatcAAAAACTCATCACTAAGGAGGCATCAGataatccatactggagagaaaccctttatATGCAATcagtgtgggaaagccttcacaGGACGAGGAAGACTTACAGAACATAATCGAATTCATACAGGAGAAAAACCCtttgaatgcaatgaatgtgggaaggccttcagcaACAATTCATCCCTTAGGGTTCATTGTAAacttcatactggagaaaaactatatgaatgtaatgaatgtggaaaatccTTCACCAAAAGCTCATCACTTAGaaagcatcagagaattcatacaggagagaaaccttttgagtgcaatgaatgtgggaaagccttcattgagaaaggaagacttactgaacataagagaattcatactggagagaaacccttcgAATGTATtgagtgtgggaaagccttcagctACACAGCAAGTCTTACTGaacataagagaattcatactggagagaaaccctttcaTTGTAATGAGTGTGGAAAAACCTTCCGCCATAGGATAGGTCTTACTACACATAAGAGAATTCATACAGAAGAGAAgccctttgaatgtaatgaatgtgggaaagcttttagCAACAGCTCATACCTTACAAAACATTGGAGACTTCACACAGGAGaaaaaccctttgaatgtaatgaatgtgggaaagccttcaacAACAGTTCAAACCTTAGAAGGCACCAAAGacttcatactggagagaaaccctttgcaTGTAATGAGTGTGGAAAAGCATTCAGAGACAAAGGTAACCTCACTACACATAAAAGAattcacacaggagagaaaccctttgactgtaatgaatgtggaaaagcatTCAGCAACAGCTCATCCCTTAGAAATCATAGGAAATGCcatactaaataa